One genomic window of Microbacterium testaceum StLB037 includes the following:
- a CDS encoding metal ABC transporter ATP-binding protein, with the protein MSAAAPLRIHGAALERGGRELWSGLDLEVEPGELVAVLGPSGSGKTTLLRAILGLERLSTGSIEALGEPVRRAGNRHIGYIPQQRPLPRETPLRGRDIVGLGVDGHRLGLPLSRKKDRARIDDLLEAVGATAFGDRPVGLLSGGEQQRLRVGQALADNPALLLCDEPLTSLDLANQQAVVRLIDRHRRERDAAVLLVTHDINPVLTRVDRILYIANGRFTLGTPDEVLTTETLTALYGAPVYVVRAGGQLIVVGAPDADEAHHHHHDEDHA; encoded by the coding sequence GTGAGCGCAGCGGCACCGCTGCGCATCCACGGCGCCGCCCTCGAGCGGGGTGGACGCGAGCTCTGGTCCGGGCTCGACCTCGAGGTCGAGCCCGGCGAGCTCGTCGCGGTGCTCGGCCCCAGCGGCTCGGGCAAGACGACCCTCCTGCGCGCGATCCTCGGCCTCGAGCGCCTGAGCACCGGCTCGATCGAGGCGCTCGGCGAGCCCGTGCGTCGCGCGGGCAACCGCCACATCGGCTACATCCCGCAGCAGCGTCCCCTGCCGCGGGAGACGCCCCTGCGCGGCCGCGACATCGTCGGGCTGGGTGTCGACGGACACCGCCTCGGCCTGCCGCTGTCCCGCAAGAAGGACCGCGCGCGCATCGACGACCTCCTCGAGGCCGTCGGAGCCACCGCCTTCGGCGACCGGCCCGTCGGACTGCTCTCCGGCGGCGAGCAGCAGCGCCTGCGCGTGGGCCAGGCCCTCGCCGACAACCCCGCTCTCCTGCTCTGCGACGAGCCGCTGACGAGCCTCGACCTGGCGAACCAGCAGGCCGTCGTCCGGCTCATCGACCGGCACCGCCGCGAGCGCGACGCGGCCGTCCTCCTCGTCACCCACGACATCAACCCGGTCCTCACGCGGGTCGACCGCATCCTCTACATCGCGAACGGCCGTTTCACGCTCGGCACCCCCGACGAGGTGCTCACGACCGAGACGCTGACCGCCCTCTACGGAGCCCCCGTCTACGTGGTCCGCGCCGGCGGACAGCTCATCGTCGTCGGAGCTCCGGATGCCGATGAGGCCCACCACCATCACCACGACGAGGATCACGCATGA
- a CDS encoding metal ABC transporter solute-binding protein, Zn/Mn family: MTRRLLAPLVLGAASVLALAGCAGASPSAGSTASADGKVTVVASTDVYGSIAQAVGGDFVDVTSIITSPTQDPHEYEASAQDQLTLKNAGLVIENGAGYDSFMEGLVQASGTTAPVLTAVEYNHDYPGAESHDDASPAPSESADDHDHADDDGHDHIEGFNEHVWYDPHTIEDLTAAIASELGKLAPDHVADFNTNAEAFTQQVAGLEGSLDQIKAKDAGAKIFVTEPVPLYLTTAAGLDNATPNEFSESVEEGQDVPPATLLESLQLLDSGQIKVMIVNPQTGGAEVTKVQDEAKSKNIPVIEFTETLPEGQTYISWMQSNITALSDALAA; the protein is encoded by the coding sequence ATGACCCGACGCCTCCTCGCTCCTCTCGTCCTCGGTGCGGCCTCCGTGCTCGCCCTCGCCGGTTGTGCCGGGGCGTCGCCCTCGGCCGGTTCGACCGCGAGCGCCGACGGCAAGGTCACCGTCGTGGCATCCACCGACGTCTACGGGTCGATCGCCCAAGCGGTCGGCGGTGACTTCGTCGACGTGACCTCGATCATCACCTCGCCGACGCAGGACCCGCACGAGTACGAAGCGAGCGCGCAGGACCAGCTCACCCTGAAGAACGCCGGTCTGGTCATCGAGAACGGCGCCGGATACGACTCCTTCATGGAGGGACTCGTCCAGGCCAGCGGCACGACCGCGCCGGTCCTCACGGCTGTCGAGTACAACCACGACTACCCCGGTGCAGAGTCGCATGACGACGCGAGCCCCGCGCCGAGCGAGAGCGCCGATGACCACGACCACGCGGACGACGACGGTCACGATCACATCGAGGGCTTCAACGAGCACGTCTGGTACGACCCGCACACGATCGAAGACCTCACCGCGGCGATCGCGAGCGAGCTCGGCAAGCTGGCACCCGACCACGTCGCGGACTTCAACACCAACGCGGAAGCCTTCACCCAGCAGGTCGCGGGTCTCGAGGGCTCTCTCGACCAGATCAAGGCGAAGGATGCCGGAGCGAAGATCTTCGTGACCGAGCCGGTGCCGCTGTACCTGACCACCGCGGCGGGCCTCGACAACGCCACCCCCAACGAGTTCAGCGAGTCGGTGGAGGAGGGTCAGGACGTCCCGCCGGCCACCCTGCTCGAGTCTCTGCAGCTGCTGGATTCCGGCCAGATCAAGGTGATGATCGTCAACCCGCAGACCGGTGGCGCCGAGGTGACGAAGGTCCAGGACGAGGCGAAGTCGAAGAACATCCCCGTGATCGAGTTCACGGAAACGCTCCCCGAGGGTCAGACTTACATCTCGTGGATGCAGAGCAACATCACGGCGCTGAGCGACGCGCTGGCCGCGTGA
- a CDS encoding methionine ABC transporter permease gives MNKWDTLTPVLLQSIGETVYMVAVSLLISGVAGLAIGALLYATRPGNLFANRVVFAVANLVINLIRPIPFIIFLTAVAPVTRAVTGTTLGTDAAIVPITIMATVVIARVVEQNLVAVDPGTVEAARAVGARRIGVLFGVVIPEALAPLILGYTFMFIAVVDMSAMAGYIGGGGLGNFAIIYGYQQFNQQATWVTVAIIVVIVQAGQLVGNALAHRILRR, from the coding sequence ATGAACAAATGGGACACCCTCACCCCGGTACTGCTGCAGTCCATCGGCGAGACCGTCTACATGGTCGCGGTCTCGCTGCTCATCTCGGGCGTCGCGGGACTCGCCATCGGCGCGCTCCTGTACGCCACCCGTCCCGGCAACCTCTTCGCGAACCGGGTCGTGTTCGCCGTCGCGAACCTCGTGATCAACCTCATCCGTCCGATCCCGTTCATCATCTTCCTCACCGCCGTGGCCCCGGTCACGCGCGCGGTGACGGGGACGACCCTGGGAACGGATGCCGCGATCGTCCCGATCACGATCATGGCCACGGTCGTGATCGCCCGCGTGGTGGAGCAGAACCTCGTCGCCGTCGACCCGGGCACCGTCGAGGCCGCCCGCGCGGTGGGTGCGCGGCGCATCGGCGTGCTGTTCGGCGTCGTCATCCCCGAGGCGCTCGCGCCGCTGATCCTCGGCTACACGTTCATGTTCATCGCGGTCGTCGACATGTCGGCCATGGCCGGGTACATCGGCGGCGGCGGTCTGGGCAACTTCGCGATCATCTACGGCTACCAGCAGTTCAATCAGCAGGCGACCTGGGTGACCGTGGCGATCATCGTGGTCATCGTGCAGGCGGGTCAGCTGGTCGGCAACGCTCTCGCCCACCGCATCCTCCGGCGCTGA
- a CDS encoding alpha-L-rhamnosidase, which yields MFTIARLITPTAPVDGAATLVGRFALDQGHGDLVRASLRYSALGVVEATLNGVRVSDELLTPGWSSYEWRVRVAETDVTSLVADDSTLELTLGNGWYRGSLTWMGATGVYGDRLAAVAQIDLVFSDGHTQVWATDDSWSARPSDTVSDDLYHGQTIDARRRQAASFEAPVEAIDDASVRFEPYVGPPVVPVETLAVRDAWLSPTGRMIVDFGENVVGWVRAEVTGEPGRVVTLRHAEVLEKGEIGIRPLRSARATDRFILSGGDDVFEPRFTFHGFRYVEVEGWPGGVDAIRRGGLTAIRISSRLRRTGTFSSSDPLLNRLHENVVSSTLGNFVDLPTDCPQRDERLGWTGDISVFAPTSAYLFDVSDFLRDWLRDVVAEQEHQGGVVPYVVPDVLKYVGVPEDITPVDSTAVWSDAIVWVPWAVWMASGDVRVLSENFEGMLSHLRHVSSLVSGTGLWDRGFQFGDWLDPDAPPEDPAAAKADRGLVATACLYRSADLALRVADVLDREDVRDELERLRDATRAAFRAAYVDIEARRLRNHCETSYALAIVFGLLDDGERSWAGARLADLVEESGFRISTGFAGTPYILDALSGTGHVDAAGRLLLQRECPSWLYPVTMGATTIWERWDSMLPDGTINPGEMTSFNHYALGAVADWMHRELAGLAPIEPGYSRVRVAPQPLAGIDHAQTSFDSVHGTVAVSWRREGTVVHLDVTVPEGVVADVRLGQVAAEVGAGLHRFSAELAPTVAV from the coding sequence ATGTTCACGATCGCTCGTCTCATCACTCCGACCGCACCCGTGGACGGGGCCGCCACGCTCGTCGGTCGCTTTGCGCTCGATCAGGGTCACGGCGACCTCGTCCGCGCAAGCCTGCGATACTCCGCGCTCGGCGTCGTCGAGGCGACACTGAACGGTGTGCGGGTCTCGGACGAGCTCCTCACGCCGGGTTGGTCGAGCTACGAATGGCGGGTGCGGGTCGCCGAGACCGACGTCACCTCCCTCGTCGCCGACGATTCGACGCTCGAGCTCACCCTCGGCAACGGCTGGTACCGCGGCAGCCTGACCTGGATGGGAGCGACCGGGGTCTACGGCGACCGCCTCGCCGCGGTCGCCCAGATCGACCTCGTCTTCTCCGACGGACACACACAGGTGTGGGCCACCGACGACTCGTGGTCGGCGAGGCCCTCCGACACGGTGTCCGACGACCTCTACCACGGGCAGACGATCGACGCCCGGCGTCGTCAAGCCGCCTCCTTCGAGGCGCCGGTCGAGGCCATCGACGACGCCTCCGTCCGCTTCGAGCCCTACGTCGGACCGCCCGTGGTTCCGGTGGAGACGCTCGCGGTGCGGGACGCCTGGCTGTCGCCCACCGGGCGGATGATCGTCGACTTCGGCGAGAACGTCGTCGGGTGGGTCCGTGCCGAAGTAACCGGCGAGCCGGGTCGCGTCGTCACGCTGCGGCACGCCGAGGTGTTGGAGAAGGGCGAGATCGGCATCCGTCCCCTGCGGTCGGCTCGCGCCACCGATCGGTTCATCCTCTCCGGCGGCGACGACGTCTTCGAGCCCCGTTTCACCTTCCACGGCTTCCGCTACGTCGAGGTCGAGGGCTGGCCCGGAGGAGTGGATGCCATCCGCCGGGGCGGACTCACCGCGATCCGGATCAGCTCGCGCCTGCGGCGCACCGGCACCTTCTCGAGCTCCGATCCCCTGCTCAACCGTCTGCACGAGAACGTGGTGTCGAGCACCCTCGGCAACTTCGTCGACCTGCCCACCGACTGCCCCCAGCGCGACGAGCGTCTGGGCTGGACCGGCGACATCTCCGTCTTCGCGCCGACGAGCGCGTACCTGTTCGACGTCAGCGACTTCCTCCGGGACTGGCTGCGTGATGTCGTCGCGGAGCAGGAGCACCAGGGCGGAGTGGTGCCGTACGTCGTGCCCGATGTGCTGAAGTACGTCGGCGTACCGGAGGACATCACCCCGGTCGACTCGACGGCCGTGTGGAGCGACGCGATCGTGTGGGTGCCATGGGCGGTGTGGATGGCATCCGGTGACGTCCGCGTGCTCTCGGAGAATTTCGAGGGGATGCTGTCGCACCTCCGCCACGTCTCCTCCCTGGTCTCGGGCACCGGCCTGTGGGACCGCGGTTTCCAGTTCGGCGACTGGCTCGACCCGGACGCGCCCCCGGAGGACCCCGCCGCCGCCAAGGCCGACCGAGGACTGGTCGCCACCGCGTGCCTGTACCGCTCCGCCGATCTCGCCCTGCGTGTCGCCGACGTGTTGGATCGCGAGGACGTGCGCGACGAGCTGGAGCGCCTGCGTGACGCGACCCGGGCCGCGTTCCGCGCCGCCTACGTGGACATCGAGGCGCGGCGGCTGCGCAACCACTGCGAAACGTCGTACGCGCTCGCCATCGTGTTCGGGCTGCTCGACGACGGTGAGCGTTCCTGGGCGGGCGCGCGTCTCGCTGACCTCGTGGAGGAATCGGGGTTCCGCATCTCGACCGGCTTCGCGGGGACGCCGTACATCCTCGACGCGCTGAGCGGCACGGGGCACGTCGACGCGGCGGGGCGCCTGCTGCTGCAACGCGAGTGCCCCTCGTGGTTGTACCCGGTGACGATGGGGGCGACGACGATCTGGGAGCGCTGGGATTCGATGCTGCCGGACGGCACGATCAACCCGGGCGAGATGACCTCGTTCAACCACTACGCCCTGGGCGCGGTCGCCGATTGGATGCATCGCGAATTGGCCGGACTGGCCCCGATCGAGCCGGGCTACTCCCGGGTACGCGTCGCCCCGCAGCCGCTCGCCGGTATCGATCACGCCCAGACCTCGTTCGACAGCGTGCACGGGACGGTGGCGGTGTCCTGGCGTCGCGAAGGAACCGTCGTGCACCTCGACGTGACGGTTCCCGAGGGGGTCGTCGCCGACGTCCGGCTCGGTCAGGTCGCCGCCGAAGTCGGAGCCGGTCTGCACCGGTTCTCCGCGGAGCTCGCACCGACCGTCGCGGTGTGA
- a CDS encoding methionine ABC transporter ATP-binding protein gives MTAVIELRGVTKTFRTDRRSSSTAVDDVSLTVEEGSIVGVIGYSGAGKSTLVRLLNGLEKPTSGAVEVLGVNVGDAGEAKLRDLRRRVGMIFQQFNLFTSRTVAANVAYPLKVAGWKKADRDKRVAELLDFVGIGDKAKQYPRRLSGGQKQRVGIARAIATNPQILLADEATSALDPQTTAEVLDLLREINRRLGITIVVITHQISIVHELCDQVIVMDGGRVVDSGDTYRVFAHPRAELTKRFVAAVTQGVPSGEALSALAAGGGDLVSVEVNEFTSEDVSEVFHRHGARHSVVYGGVTDVLGRQLGTLTYRVHADDVDALVAELRTHTDVVVPTAEARA, from the coding sequence ATGACCGCGGTCATCGAACTGCGGGGCGTCACGAAGACCTTCCGCACCGATCGCCGCTCCTCCTCCACCGCCGTCGACGACGTGTCGCTGACGGTGGAGGAGGGCTCGATCGTCGGCGTCATCGGATACTCCGGTGCGGGCAAATCGACCCTCGTGCGCCTGCTCAACGGCCTCGAGAAGCCGACGTCGGGCGCCGTCGAAGTGCTGGGCGTGAACGTGGGGGATGCCGGCGAGGCGAAGCTGCGCGACCTCCGGCGCCGCGTCGGCATGATCTTCCAGCAGTTCAACCTCTTCACCTCGCGGACGGTCGCGGCCAACGTCGCCTACCCGCTCAAGGTGGCGGGCTGGAAGAAGGCCGACCGCGACAAGCGGGTCGCCGAGCTGCTCGACTTCGTGGGAATCGGCGACAAGGCGAAGCAGTACCCGCGGCGCCTCTCGGGCGGGCAGAAGCAGCGCGTCGGCATCGCTCGAGCGATCGCGACGAACCCGCAGATCCTGCTCGCCGACGAAGCCACCAGCGCGCTCGACCCGCAGACCACGGCCGAGGTGCTCGACCTCCTGCGCGAGATCAACCGGCGCTTGGGCATCACGATCGTCGTCATCACCCATCAGATCTCGATCGTGCACGAGCTGTGCGACCAGGTCATCGTGATGGACGGCGGACGCGTCGTCGACAGCGGCGACACGTACCGGGTGTTCGCGCACCCGCGTGCCGAGCTGACCAAGCGCTTCGTCGCCGCGGTGACGCAGGGCGTGCCCTCGGGTGAGGCGCTTTCGGCGCTCGCCGCGGGCGGGGGTGACCTCGTCAGCGTCGAGGTGAACGAGTTCACCAGCGAGGACGTGTCGGAGGTGTTCCACCGCCATGGCGCGCGGCACTCGGTGGTCTACGGCGGGGTGACCGACGTGCTCGGAAGGCAGCTCGGCACTCTCACCTACCGCGTTCATGCCGACGACGTGGATGCCCTCGTCGCCGAGCTGCGCACGCACACCGACGTCGTCGTCCCCACTGCGGAGGCCCGCGCATGA
- a CDS encoding MetQ/NlpA family ABC transporter substrate-binding protein, translating to MTSHRTARLATILGASTAALLFALTGCAGGAASSDDSSRIVLGADDGNEAHWTVLKQKLADEGIDLEVRTINDGVQLNQGVQDGELDVNLFQHLIYLSQFNVENNGTLVPVGATAVYPLALYSEKYQDVKDLPEGAKVAIPNNPTNLARGLLNLQTAGLLTLKDGGNALSTPADIVTTKVELLPVDTNQTVTALKDGSAQAAIVNNTQAQKGGLGDELIIFKEDLNNPQLAPYINAFVTREDKKDDPRWAKLVEAYHSPEVEAAVTELNQGNLQFKTEWTGAQLQDELTSLEDALKAQKG from the coding sequence ATGACTTCGCACCGCACCGCACGCCTGGCCACGATCCTCGGCGCCTCCACCGCAGCACTCCTCTTCGCCCTCACCGGGTGCGCCGGGGGAGCGGCATCCTCCGATGACTCCTCGCGCATCGTCCTCGGCGCCGACGACGGCAACGAGGCGCACTGGACGGTGCTGAAGCAGAAGCTCGCCGACGAGGGCATCGACCTCGAGGTGCGCACCATCAACGACGGTGTGCAGCTCAACCAGGGCGTGCAGGACGGCGAGCTCGACGTCAACCTGTTCCAGCACCTCATCTACCTGTCGCAGTTCAACGTCGAGAACAACGGCACGCTCGTGCCCGTCGGCGCGACCGCGGTGTACCCGCTGGCGTTGTACTCCGAGAAGTACCAGGACGTGAAGGACCTGCCGGAGGGCGCCAAGGTCGCGATCCCGAACAACCCGACGAACCTCGCCCGCGGCCTTCTCAACCTGCAGACCGCCGGCCTGCTGACGCTGAAAGACGGCGGCAACGCGCTCTCGACCCCCGCGGACATCGTCACGACGAAGGTCGAACTGCTCCCGGTCGACACGAACCAGACGGTCACGGCACTCAAGGACGGCAGCGCCCAGGCCGCGATCGTCAACAACACGCAGGCGCAGAAGGGCGGGCTCGGGGACGAGCTCATCATCTTCAAGGAAGACCTGAACAACCCGCAGCTCGCGCCGTACATCAACGCCTTCGTCACGCGCGAAGACAAGAAGGACGACCCCCGCTGGGCCAAGCTCGTCGAGGCGTACCACTCGCCCGAGGTCGAGGCCGCGGTGACCGAGCTCAACCAGGGCAACCTCCAGTTCAAGACGGAGTGGACCGGCGCTCAGCTGCAGGACGAGCTGACCAGCCTCGAGGACGCCCTCAAGGCCCAGAAGGGATGA